Genomic segment of Microbacterium sp. M28:
GATGTCGAGGACGAGCATCTTCTGGTGCGGGGTGGTGCGCACGCGCCGCGAGCCGTGGACCTCGGCCAGGTCGGCGAGGGCCGTGAGGGTGCTGCCCGAGACGCGGCCGACGAGCGGGGCCGCGCCGACGTAGAAGCGGCCGTCCTTCTGGGCGTGCACTCCGACGTGGTCCCCGATGCTGGTCGGCGTCGGAGCAGCAGGACCGTCGGGCAGAGGGCTGTCGAGGTATTCGGTCTCGAGCACCTCGCGGAACTTCTCGGTGCCCCAGTCCGCGAGCAGGAACTTCAGGCGCGCCTTGTTGCGCAGGCGACGGTAGCCGTAGTCGCGGAAGATCTGCGTGACGCCGTGCCAGACCTCGGCGACCCGCTCCGGGGCGACGAAGGTGCCGAGGCGTTCGCCGAGGCGCGGGACGACCGAGAGGGCGCCGCCGACCCAGAGGTCGTAGCCGATGCCCAGTTCCGGATGCTCGACGGCGACGAACGCGCAGTCGTTGATCTCGTGCACGACGTCCTGGCTGGGGTGCCCGGTGATCGCGGTCTTGTACTTGCGGGGGAGGTTCGCGAGCGTCGGGTCGCCGATGAAGCGCTCGGCGATCTCGTTGATCTGCGGGGTCGGGTCGATGATCTCGTCCGCGGAGATGCCGGCGACGGGCGAGCCGAGGATGACGCGGGGCACGTCGCCGCACGCCTCCGTGGTGCTCAGCCCGACGTCTTCCAGGCGGCGCCAGATCTCGGGGACGTCCTCGACGCGGATCCAGTGCAGCTGGATGTTCTGACGATCGGTGAGGTCGGCACTGTCACGGGCGAACTCGGTCGAGATCTCACCGATCACGCGCAGCTGATGCGTGGTGAGCTGGCCGCCGTCGATGCGGACGCGCAGCATGAAGTACTCGTCCTCGAGCTCGTGCGGCTCGAGCTGCGCGGTGCGGCCGCCGTCGATGCCTGGCTTGCGCTGCGTGTACAGCCCCCACCAGCGGAAGCGTCCGTGCAGGTCGGTCGGGTCGATCGACGCGAACCCGCCCTGGGCGTACTCGTTCTCGATGCGCTCCCGGACGTTGAGTCCGTTGTCCGCCAGCTTGAACTCCTCGTTGCCGTTGAGGGGTTCGGTGCCGTCGACGAGCCACTGACCGTGCGGCTTGGTCGGCGTTCGTGTCGTGCGCGTGCGTGCACCGCGGATCGGGGTCTGCTGGGGCGTGGTCATGAAGATGCTCTCTGCACTGCTCGTCGGAGATGGCGTTGCACAACTCTGGCGATTCCGCCCGCGAAGGTCACGCGTCTGTGACACATGACGTCAGTCGACGAAACATGACGACACACAGGGCTCATCGAGGCGATCGTGCGTTAACAGCGGCCTCCGGAGCCTCGAAATCTGTTCGAAGAAATATTCGAATCTCTGCGTGAAATCCGATAGAATCGGAGCATGTCCCCGCACCTGACCCCCTTGCACGAGGCGCTCGCCGTGCTGGCCGAGGTGTGGGGCGCCGCGGGTGATGCGACCGACCTCTCGCGGGCGCAGCTGGTCGCGGTGAACGACGCGCTCGGAGTCTTGGAGCGACGGACGAGTGCCGTGCACGCCGAGGTCGCTGCGGGCATCGCGTACGAATCGCGCGCCGAGCTGGGGCCTGAGGCGCTGGCGAAGCAGCACGGGTTCCGTAGCCCGGCGAAGCTGATCGCCGCCTCGAGGGGCGGCTCGACGGGCGACGCGACTCGTCTCGTGAAGGTCGGTGAGGCGACGGCTCCGCGCGTGAACCTGATCGGCGAGCGTCTGCCGGCGGCGTATCCGGCCGTGCGCGACGCCCTCGCCGTCGGTGCCATCGGGGATCAGGTGGCCGGGATGATCATCTCCGTGCTCGAGCGCACGCGATGTGCGGCCGGGGCGGAGCGGGTCGCCGCAGCGGAGCGACTGCTCGTGGAGAAGGCTCCTGGCCTGAGTACGGACGACGTGCGGCGGATCACCGCCCGGGTCGAGGCGTGGCTGGATCCCGACGGCGTGCAGCCTCGGGAAGAGGAGATTCGCGGCCGCCGGTCGTTGCGGCTCTGGGAGCGAGATGGTGAACTGCACCTCGAGCTCGTGACGGACGTCGCGTCCGGCGCGCCGGTCAAGGCAGCGTTGCGCGGTTACGTCTCTGCGGCGTTCGCCGCTCGCAAGGATGCGGTCGACGCTGATGGCGCGGATGCCGATCGCCGCAGCGTGGAACAGCTCCAGGCTGACGCGTTCTCGCTGTTCTGTCAGCACGCCTCGGAGTGCGATCGGTCGCACATGCCGCTTGCCGGCGCGAAGGTCATCGTCCGGGTCAATCTGGAAGACCTGACGTCCGGAACGGGAGCCGGTCGTATCGACGGCTCCGACCAGCCGGTCAGCATCGCCGCCGTCCGGCGGATGGCCGCCGACGGCGAGATCATCCCGTGGGTGCTCGGCGGCGGGGGCGAGATCCTCGACTGGGGCAGAGGGCGGCGGTTGTTCACGAAGGTCCAGAAGCTGGCGCTCGCTGAGCGGGACGGCGGATGCGCGATGTGCGCGCTGCCGGCCGAGATGACGAAGGTGCATCACATCGACTGGTGGGAGCGGGATGGCGGTCGCACCGACCTCGCGAACGGCATCCTGCTGTGCGAGACCTGTCACCACCGCATTCACGACAACGGCTGGGAAATCCGCATAGACGGCGGCGGTGTCGCCGCCCGCGTCTGGTTCATCCCGCCGCCCTACGTCGATCCGATGCGGACTCCCCGCCTGGGCGGCCGGGCCCGCTTCGACGTCGTAGTGGCCGCGGCGTGAACATGGGGCGTGATGTGGGCGCGCTGATGGTCATAGCCGCACGAGCACATACCTTTGACGCTTTGATTCCTGGAGCTTTTCGCGCAACTCCCGTTCGACGAGTTCGTTGAGATCGAAAGGAAGCGCACAGCCGCTGCTAACGCCGCCGCCGTGGCTTGAATGAGGGCAACGCAGTTCTGGTGGTATTCCCCGGCCAACTGAAACGCACATCTCGTGCTCGTGGCCGCCGCAAGCGATCTTGGTCAGAACCATTGAGTTGGGATTGCTCACGAGAACTCCGATCTGGATGGCGGTCCGACGTGATGGCGGGCGAATTGCTCTCGCACGACTGCCGGTAGTGGCAGGGACTCATCGTGGCACTGACCTCAGACATGAGAAAGGGAGCCGACGAGTCGCGGCGTGAAGTAAAACTTGAGTGAACTCGTATCAAGTTTGTTTGACAGCATCCGGGTGGCGAGGTACAGTTGAGTCATCGCGACTCAGGTTTGCTGATCGCCCTGGACTCCCCGACCGAATCTCAGAAGGAGAAACACATGGCACGTGCTGTTGGAATCGACCTCGGTACGACGAACTCCGTCGTCAGCGTCCTCGAAGGTGGCGAGCCGAAGGTCATCGCCAACGCCGAGGGCTTCCGCACGACCCCCTCGGTCGTCGCGTTCACGAAGGACGGCGAGGTGCTCGTCGGCGAGACCGCCAAGCGCCAGGCCGTCACGAACGTCGACCGCACCGTCGCCTCCGTCAAGCGCCACGTCGGCACCGACTGGACGTTC
This window contains:
- a CDS encoding HNH endonuclease, which gives rise to MSPHLTPLHEALAVLAEVWGAAGDATDLSRAQLVAVNDALGVLERRTSAVHAEVAAGIAYESRAELGPEALAKQHGFRSPAKLIAASRGGSTGDATRLVKVGEATAPRVNLIGERLPAAYPAVRDALAVGAIGDQVAGMIISVLERTRCAAGAERVAAAERLLVEKAPGLSTDDVRRITARVEAWLDPDGVQPREEEIRGRRSLRLWERDGELHLELVTDVASGAPVKAALRGYVSAAFAARKDAVDADGADADRRSVEQLQADAFSLFCQHASECDRSHMPLAGAKVIVRVNLEDLTSGTGAGRIDGSDQPVSIAAVRRMAADGEIIPWVLGGGGEILDWGRGRRLFTKVQKLALAERDGGCAMCALPAEMTKVHHIDWWERDGGRTDLANGILLCETCHHRIHDNGWEIRIDGGGVAARVWFIPPPYVDPMRTPRLGGRARFDVVVAAA
- a CDS encoding nitrite/sulfite reductase, translated to MTTPQQTPIRGARTRTTRTPTKPHGQWLVDGTEPLNGNEEFKLADNGLNVRERIENEYAQGGFASIDPTDLHGRFRWWGLYTQRKPGIDGGRTAQLEPHELEDEYFMLRVRIDGGQLTTHQLRVIGEISTEFARDSADLTDRQNIQLHWIRVEDVPEIWRRLEDVGLSTTEACGDVPRVILGSPVAGISADEIIDPTPQINEIAERFIGDPTLANLPRKYKTAITGHPSQDVVHEINDCAFVAVEHPELGIGYDLWVGGALSVVPRLGERLGTFVAPERVAEVWHGVTQIFRDYGYRRLRNKARLKFLLADWGTEKFREVLETEYLDSPLPDGPAAPTPTSIGDHVGVHAQKDGRFYVGAAPLVGRVSGSTLTALADLAEVHGSRRVRTTPHQKMLVLDIPEAEVEALVTGLDALGLSARPSLFRRGTIACTGIEYCKLAIVETKANAATAIEQLEERLGALEPEIGRPITLHVNGCPNSCARIQTADIGLKGQLVSIDGEQVPGYQVHLGGGLAGVDRAEAGLGRTVRGLKVAADGIADYAERVIRRYLADRIEGETFAQWAHRADEEALQ